One segment of Amycolatopsis alba DSM 44262 DNA contains the following:
- a CDS encoding STAS domain-containing protein, with product MTTDLLILNVSGELDTHTAPALQRNLSQPLPAATVLDLSRVTFLGAAGLRVLKIAATRAAAESRRIGLVTDSAQILRVMRLFDLHPRVPVYPLLVEAVRELG from the coding sequence ATGACGACCGACCTGCTGATCCTCAACGTGTCCGGCGAACTCGACACGCACACCGCGCCCGCGCTCCAGCGCAATCTGTCCCAGCCTCTGCCCGCCGCCACGGTCCTCGACCTGTCGCGGGTCACCTTTCTCGGTGCCGCCGGCTTACGGGTCTTGAAGATCGCGGCGACCAGGGCGGCGGCGGAGAGCCGCCGGATCGGCTTGGTGACGGATTCCGCGCAGATCCTGCGCGTCATGCGGTTGTTCGACCTCCACCCGCGCGTTCCGGTGTATCCGCTGCTGGTGGAGGCGGTCCGGGAACTGGGCTAG
- a CDS encoding SRPBCC family protein — MTEVSRVVEVPPEAVFAVLADGWLYSGWVVGSSHIRDVDADWPAAGSRIHHSVGPWPLHIQDVTVVKAVEPGTFLSLEARGWPLGAAEVGLTLTPHGEGRTRIRMTERIVHGPGKVLPEPVQALIAKPRNAEALARLADLATGKYANRKSAQP; from the coding sequence GTGACCGAGGTCAGCCGCGTCGTCGAAGTACCCCCGGAGGCAGTGTTCGCCGTACTCGCGGACGGCTGGCTTTACTCGGGCTGGGTGGTGGGCAGTTCGCACATCCGTGATGTCGACGCGGACTGGCCTGCCGCGGGCTCCCGTATCCATCACAGCGTCGGGCCGTGGCCACTGCACATCCAGGACGTCACCGTGGTGAAGGCTGTGGAACCCGGCACCTTCCTTTCGCTTGAGGCGAGGGGCTGGCCACTCGGCGCGGCGGAGGTGGGCCTCACCCTGACCCCTCACGGTGAGGGGAGGACGCGGATCCGGATGACGGAACGTATCGTGCACGGGCCAGGCAAGGTGCTGCCCGAACCCGTTCAGGCGCTCATCGCCAAACCCCGCAACGCCGAAGCTCTCGCCAGGCTCGCCGACCTGGCGACCGGGAAATACGCGAACCGGAAGAGCGCTCAGCCGTAG
- a CDS encoding phytoene desaturase family protein has translation MELFDAVGIGAGHNGLVAANLLADAGWSVLVLEQAEKPGGSVRTDDITEPGFHSDLCSAFFPLTAVSPAIRRLGLEDHGLRWRHAPEVLAHVLPDDRCVVLSRDIERTAESVRDFAPGDGAAWRSLFAQWQDIREPLLNALFTPFPPIRPAVRLLRRTGTADALRLARMLTLPARRFGEEHFAGEGARLLLAGNAAHSDLSVDNAGSAVFGWLLAMIGQDEGFPVPVGGAGELTAALVRRLVARGGQLRCRCPVTEVLVAGGRAMGVRTGAGDLVRARKAVLADVPAPTLYGKMVRPEWLPSRLLDDLDKFQWDSATVKVDWALSGPVPWTAEGAREAGTIHLGADLDGLSAFGGDLVRGRSPQEPFLLFGQMTTSDPDRSPAGTESAWAYTHVPRGLMEDRTALDRQVARIEKTVGRNAPGFTDLIMGRYVQGPLELAGHNPGLVGGAINAGTTAIHQQLFFRPVPGLGRADTPVDRLFLAGAAAHPGGAVHGGPGANAARAALARAGLLGAGYAAVIGAANRAIYG, from the coding sequence ATGGAACTCTTCGACGCGGTCGGGATCGGCGCCGGGCACAACGGCCTGGTGGCCGCGAACCTCCTGGCGGACGCCGGATGGTCGGTTCTGGTGCTGGAACAGGCGGAGAAGCCCGGCGGCTCGGTGCGGACGGACGACATCACCGAACCTGGCTTCCACAGCGATCTGTGCAGCGCTTTCTTCCCGCTCACCGCGGTGTCGCCGGCCATCCGGCGACTGGGACTCGAGGACCACGGCCTGCGCTGGCGGCACGCGCCCGAAGTGCTCGCTCACGTCTTGCCGGACGATCGCTGCGTGGTGCTGTCACGAGACATCGAACGGACGGCCGAATCCGTCCGCGACTTCGCGCCGGGTGACGGCGCCGCCTGGCGAAGCCTGTTCGCCCAGTGGCAGGACATCCGCGAGCCTCTGCTGAACGCGTTGTTCACCCCGTTTCCGCCGATTCGCCCGGCCGTGCGGCTGCTGCGCCGCACGGGCACCGCGGACGCGCTGCGCCTGGCCCGGATGCTCACCTTGCCCGCGCGTCGCTTCGGTGAAGAACACTTCGCCGGTGAAGGGGCGCGGCTACTGCTGGCGGGGAACGCCGCGCACAGCGACCTTTCCGTGGACAACGCGGGGAGCGCGGTCTTCGGCTGGCTCCTCGCGATGATCGGTCAGGACGAGGGTTTCCCCGTCCCGGTCGGCGGGGCCGGAGAGTTGACCGCCGCATTGGTACGACGGCTTGTCGCCCGCGGCGGGCAGCTACGGTGCCGTTGCCCGGTAACGGAAGTACTCGTCGCCGGCGGCCGCGCCATGGGGGTGCGCACCGGTGCGGGCGACCTGGTCCGGGCCCGCAAGGCAGTGCTCGCGGATGTGCCCGCCCCGACGCTGTACGGCAAGATGGTCCGTCCGGAATGGCTGCCGTCCCGGCTGCTCGACGACCTCGACAAGTTCCAATGGGACAGTGCCACGGTGAAGGTGGATTGGGCGCTTTCCGGCCCGGTTCCCTGGACTGCCGAAGGCGCCCGTGAGGCAGGCACGATCCACCTCGGCGCCGATCTGGACGGTCTCTCGGCGTTCGGCGGCGACCTGGTCCGGGGACGGAGCCCGCAGGAGCCGTTCCTGCTCTTCGGCCAGATGACGACGAGCGACCCGGACCGCTCCCCAGCGGGCACCGAATCGGCCTGGGCCTACACCCATGTCCCCCGCGGGCTGATGGAGGACCGGACGGCGCTGGACCGGCAGGTCGCGCGGATCGAGAAGACCGTGGGAAGGAACGCGCCGGGGTTCACCGACCTGATCATGGGGCGGTACGTCCAGGGCCCTCTCGAACTGGCGGGACACAATCCGGGCCTGGTGGGCGGCGCGATCAACGCCGGCACCACGGCCATCCACCAGCAGTTGTTCTTCCGTCCGGTGCCGGGCCTCGGCCGGGCCGACACCCCGGTGGATCGCCTGTTCCTCGCGGGCGCCGCGGCCCATCCCGGCGGTGCGGTCCATGGAGGTCCCGGAGCCAACGCGGCCCGCGCCGCACTGGCCAGGGCCGGTCTGCTCGGCGCGGGCTATGCGGCCGTGATCGGTGCGGCGAACCGGGCGATCTACGGCTGA
- a CDS encoding NAD-dependent epimerase/dehydratase family protein, translating to MRIVITGATGNVGTALLDVLEAGDDELIGVARRLPDTTVARYRAASWCAQDLGEPDARSKLAVLLEGADAVVHLAWSISPERGDPPMWRSNDHGTRHVLDAVVAAGVPRVVVLSSVAAYAPAPRWEKVAEDWPCDGIETSAYSRGKAALEALLDRFEANHPEVGVARLRPCAILQRRAAGEFQRWLLGPALPARIIGDRRLPVPLWTDLRAQAVHSADVAEAIRLVLESGFTGAVNLAAPGVLDADALAGLVGGVRVPAPRPLVRAAVYAAWRTGVLPLHPGWLDLADSAPLVDTTLAGTLLGWRPRYDAASAVADLVAGLRTGAGEASPPLAPPRGDGRLPRLRSLARVRPSHRSQS from the coding sequence GTGCGGATCGTGATCACCGGTGCCACCGGAAATGTGGGAACCGCCCTGCTCGACGTCCTCGAAGCCGGCGACGACGAGCTGATCGGCGTGGCCAGGAGGCTTCCCGACACCACCGTCGCGCGATATCGCGCGGCGAGCTGGTGTGCGCAGGACCTTGGCGAACCCGATGCCAGGAGCAAACTGGCAGTGCTGCTGGAGGGCGCGGACGCGGTCGTCCACCTGGCGTGGTCGATCTCCCCGGAACGCGGTGACCCGCCGATGTGGCGCTCCAACGACCACGGGACTCGTCACGTGCTCGACGCGGTGGTGGCGGCCGGTGTCCCCAGGGTGGTGGTCCTTTCGTCGGTCGCCGCCTACGCCCCCGCGCCACGTTGGGAGAAGGTCGCCGAGGACTGGCCGTGCGACGGCATCGAGACCAGCGCGTACAGCCGTGGCAAAGCCGCGCTCGAAGCCTTGCTCGACCGGTTCGAGGCGAACCATCCGGAGGTCGGGGTGGCACGGTTACGGCCGTGCGCGATCCTGCAGCGACGGGCGGCGGGGGAGTTCCAGCGCTGGCTGCTCGGTCCTGCCCTGCCCGCCCGGATCATCGGCGACCGGCGGCTGCCTGTTCCGCTGTGGACGGACCTGCGGGCCCAGGCGGTACACAGCGCCGATGTCGCCGAAGCCATCCGGCTCGTGCTCGAAAGCGGTTTCACCGGCGCGGTCAACCTGGCCGCGCCCGGTGTTCTCGACGCCGACGCGCTGGCCGGACTGGTCGGCGGGGTTCGTGTCCCGGCGCCCCGGCCGCTCGTCCGTGCCGCCGTGTACGCCGCTTGGCGCACGGGTGTCCTGCCTCTGCATCCCGGCTGGCTGGATCTTGCCGACAGTGCTCCCCTGGTGGACACGACGCTCGCCGGGACCTTGCTGGGCTGGCGACCTCGATACGACGCCGCGAGTGCGGTCGCGGACCTGGTCGCCGGGCTCCGGACCGGGGCGGGTGAGGCGAGTCCGCCGCTCGCCCCGCCACGGGGTGACGGGCGCTTGCCGCGGCTCCGGTCACTCGCCCGCGTCCGGCCGAGCCATCGGTCCCAGTCCTGA
- a CDS encoding DUF4383 domain-containing protein, with amino-acid sequence MNEQVTGRLLRATVLVIALVHLTLGILGFFFLPEANQPGENTVWLFSATGMLNIIRALIGVLGIVAVLKPSAIYGYCWMTFLALAGLTAFGVFSAATSSAGDAVNFNWADNVLHALTSVSALVAGIVLASPSTRKNLGRRAGV; translated from the coding sequence ATGAACGAACAAGTGACCGGGCGGCTTCTACGAGCAACGGTGCTGGTCATCGCCCTGGTCCATCTCACACTGGGCATTCTGGGCTTCTTTTTCCTGCCGGAAGCCAATCAGCCGGGAGAAAACACGGTTTGGCTGTTCAGCGCCACCGGCATGCTGAACATCATCCGTGCCCTGATCGGTGTCCTCGGAATCGTTGCGGTACTCAAACCGTCGGCGATCTATGGCTATTGCTGGATGACTTTCTTGGCCCTCGCCGGTTTGACCGCGTTCGGCGTGTTTTCGGCGGCGACCTCGTCCGCCGGTGACGCGGTGAATTTCAACTGGGCCGACAACGTCCTTCACGCGCTGACGTCGGTCTCCGCGCTCGTGGCAGGCATCGTCCTGGCCTCCCCGTCGACGCGGAAAAACCTCGGGAGGCGGGCGGGCGTTTGA
- a CDS encoding glutathione-independent formaldehyde dehydrogenase, translating to MKAVVYQGPRSVEVRDVPEPKIEETTDAIVKITTTNICGSDLHMYEGRTNVEEGKILGHENMGVVTAVGPGVTRVKEGDRVSIPFNIACGSCRNCERGWTSFCLRANPIEGMDGAAYGYANMGPYDGGQAEYLRVPWADFNLLDLPPGDEYENDFTMLSDIFPTGWHGTELAGMREGDRVAVFGAGPVGLLAAHSAVIRGASEVYVVDKERDRLAMAEKIGTIPIDLSEADPVEQIMDRTGGTGADCGVEAVGYQAHDHTGEEHPELVLDNLVKVVRSTGGIGVVGVYLPEDPGAVNEQAKQGRIAWDYGSFFMKGQHMGTGQAPVKRYNRQLRDLIVAGKANPSFLVSHELSLEQAAEGYEKFDRRDDGWTKVLLRP from the coding sequence ATGAAGGCAGTGGTGTATCAGGGTCCGCGCAGTGTCGAGGTGCGTGACGTTCCCGAGCCGAAGATCGAGGAGACGACCGACGCGATCGTCAAGATCACGACGACGAACATCTGCGGTTCGGACCTGCACATGTACGAAGGGCGCACCAACGTCGAAGAGGGGAAGATCCTCGGTCACGAGAACATGGGCGTGGTGACGGCGGTGGGGCCTGGGGTCACCAGGGTCAAGGAAGGCGACCGGGTGTCCATCCCGTTCAACATCGCGTGCGGATCCTGTCGTAACTGCGAGCGCGGCTGGACGTCGTTCTGCTTGCGGGCCAACCCGATCGAGGGGATGGACGGCGCCGCGTACGGCTACGCGAACATGGGTCCCTACGACGGTGGCCAGGCGGAGTACCTGCGGGTTCCGTGGGCCGATTTCAATCTGCTGGATCTGCCTCCGGGTGACGAGTACGAAAACGACTTCACGATGCTCTCCGACATCTTCCCCACCGGCTGGCACGGCACCGAGCTCGCTGGGATGCGCGAAGGTGACCGGGTCGCGGTTTTCGGTGCTGGACCAGTAGGTCTGCTGGCGGCGCACAGCGCGGTGATCCGGGGCGCGTCGGAGGTGTACGTCGTCGACAAGGAGCGGGACCGGCTGGCGATGGCCGAGAAGATCGGGACGATCCCGATCGACCTGTCCGAAGCGGACCCGGTCGAGCAGATCATGGACAGGACCGGCGGTACCGGCGCGGACTGCGGGGTCGAGGCGGTCGGGTACCAGGCTCACGACCACACCGGCGAGGAGCATCCGGAGCTGGTGCTGGACAACCTGGTGAAGGTGGTGCGGTCGACGGGCGGGATCGGTGTGGTCGGTGTGTACCTGCCCGAAGATCCGGGCGCGGTGAACGAGCAGGCGAAGCAGGGTCGGATCGCGTGGGACTACGGCAGTTTCTTCATGAAGGGCCAGCACATGGGGACCGGCCAAGCCCCGGTCAAACGGTACAACCGTCAGCTGCGCGACCTGATCGTCGCGGGTAAGGCGAACCCGTCGTTCCTCGTCTCGCACGAGCTGTCCCTGGAGCAGGCAGCCGAAGGGTACGAGAAGTTCGATCGCCGGGATGACGGCTGGACGAAGGTGCTGCTGCGGCCCTGA
- a CDS encoding carboxylate-amine ligase has protein sequence MTDDVLTFGVEEEFFVVDRDGRLSPAGDAVVEAADEEEGELQQELTRSQAESATDICTTHDEAERQLTTLRAELASTAARRDCRLLPSGCAPLAETALPTITPNPRYERIAEHFGATARTSHTCGCHVHIAIPDRETGIRVINHVRPFLPALLIVTANSAICDGYDTGYASWRYQQWNRWPSAGSPPRFDSLDHYESIVDGWLRAGAILDRAMVYWDVRLSDKQPTVEFRFADVAATPGEAVLLATLIRGLAGTILASEGHPADLSNEVLRAQIWRASREGLSGRCAHFRTGDPAPANDVLDDVVTFAADALEETGDLEFVRDGCTRLNTDGSGADRQRARFEKRRRAEDVVDLLAERPGFRGSSSG, from the coding sequence GTGACCGACGACGTGCTCACTTTCGGGGTCGAGGAAGAGTTTTTCGTGGTGGACCGGGATGGCCGTCTTTCCCCGGCGGGTGACGCCGTTGTGGAAGCCGCGGACGAGGAGGAAGGCGAACTCCAGCAGGAGCTCACCCGGTCCCAGGCCGAATCCGCCACCGACATCTGCACGACCCACGACGAAGCCGAGCGTCAGCTGACGACGCTGCGGGCCGAATTGGCCAGTACCGCCGCCCGGCGGGACTGCCGCCTGCTGCCCAGCGGCTGCGCACCACTGGCGGAGACGGCTCTGCCGACCATCACGCCGAATCCGCGGTACGAGCGGATAGCCGAGCATTTCGGGGCGACCGCGCGGACGTCGCACACCTGCGGCTGTCACGTCCACATCGCCATCCCGGACCGGGAAACCGGGATCCGGGTGATCAATCATGTCCGGCCCTTCCTGCCCGCGCTGCTGATCGTGACTGCCAACTCCGCGATCTGCGACGGATACGACACCGGGTACGCGAGCTGGCGATACCAGCAGTGGAACCGCTGGCCTTCGGCCGGTTCGCCGCCGCGGTTCGACTCGCTGGACCACTACGAAAGCATCGTCGACGGCTGGCTCCGCGCGGGCGCCATCCTCGATCGCGCGATGGTCTACTGGGACGTAAGGCTTTCCGACAAGCAGCCGACCGTAGAGTTCCGGTTCGCCGACGTCGCGGCCACTCCAGGCGAAGCGGTCCTGCTCGCGACGCTGATCCGGGGCCTGGCCGGCACGATCCTCGCTTCGGAGGGGCACCCCGCGGACCTGTCCAACGAGGTCCTGCGGGCACAGATCTGGCGTGCGTCGCGTGAAGGGCTTTCCGGGCGCTGCGCGCATTTCCGGACCGGCGACCCTGCCCCGGCGAACGACGTGCTCGACGACGTCGTCACCTTCGCCGCCGATGCTCTCGAAGAGACCGGTGACCTGGAGTTCGTCCGCGACGGCTGCACCCGGTTGAACACCGACGGCAGCGGCGCCGACCGTCAACGGGCACGGTTCGAGAAACGGCGACGCGCGGAGGACGTCGTGGACCTGCTGGCCGAGCGGCCGGGTTTCCGGGGATCTTCGTCCGGGTAG
- a CDS encoding flavodoxin family protein → MAQPLKALALVCSLKPSPAPSSSELIARQLLDKLAEHGATGELIRVVDHDVKPGVEADMGEGDAWPEIHRKIQAADILLISTPTWVGHMSSVAQRVLERLDAELSETDDEGRPTTFGKVGVTAVVGNEDGAHKITADLFQALNDTGFTVPAQGGTYWNGEAMKGGDYNDLEETPEAVESTNSTLAVNAVHLANLLRDNQYPAS, encoded by the coding sequence ATGGCTCAGCCCCTGAAGGCCCTTGCACTGGTTTGCTCGCTGAAACCGTCACCCGCGCCGTCAAGCAGCGAGCTGATCGCCCGGCAACTGCTCGACAAGCTGGCCGAACACGGTGCCACCGGAGAACTCATACGCGTGGTCGACCATGACGTCAAGCCAGGTGTGGAAGCGGACATGGGCGAAGGCGACGCCTGGCCCGAGATCCACCGCAAGATCCAAGCCGCCGACATCTTGCTGATCTCGACGCCGACCTGGGTCGGCCACATGTCCAGTGTGGCCCAGCGCGTCCTGGAACGGCTAGACGCCGAACTGTCCGAAACGGACGATGAGGGCAGGCCCACGACGTTCGGAAAGGTCGGCGTCACCGCCGTCGTCGGCAACGAAGACGGCGCACACAAGATCACCGCCGATCTGTTCCAGGCCCTCAACGACACCGGTTTCACGGTGCCCGCGCAAGGCGGGACCTACTGGAACGGCGAGGCGATGAAGGGCGGTGACTACAACGACCTCGAAGAAACGCCCGAAGCGGTCGAGTCGACCAACTCGACGTTGGCGGTCAACGCCGTCCACCTCGCGAACTTGCTGCGGGACAACCAGTACCCCGCGTCATGA
- a CDS encoding hemerythrin domain-containing protein has protein sequence MTTTTKHDLVSVITEDHRAFERIFKELESGKGGDRHRKDLADHVIAELVRHSVAEEQHMYPAARKHIPDGDDVVGHELEEHAEAERVMNELIGLEPKDKRFDELVAKLIEDVRHHIEEEESDLLPKLQAACSPEDLRELGEKVLRAKEIAPTRPHPAAPDQPPANRILGPGTAFIDKIRDALEDRTT, from the coding sequence ATGACCACCACCACGAAACACGACCTCGTCTCGGTGATCACCGAGGATCACCGCGCTTTCGAACGGATCTTCAAGGAACTCGAGTCCGGCAAGGGCGGTGATCGGCACCGCAAGGACCTCGCGGATCACGTGATCGCCGAACTCGTCCGGCATTCGGTCGCGGAGGAACAGCACATGTATCCCGCCGCGCGAAAGCACATCCCGGACGGGGATGACGTCGTCGGGCACGAACTCGAGGAGCACGCCGAAGCCGAACGGGTGATGAACGAGCTCATCGGCCTGGAACCCAAGGACAAGCGGTTCGACGAACTCGTCGCCAAGCTGATCGAGGATGTCCGGCACCACATCGAGGAAGAAGAGAGCGACCTGCTGCCGAAGCTGCAGGCTGCCTGTTCCCCGGAAGATCTGCGGGAGCTGGGCGAGAAGGTGTTGCGGGCCAAGGAGATCGCGCCGACCCGTCCGCATCCCGCCGCTCCGGACCAGCCGCCCGCCAACCGGATTCTGGGGCCGGGGACGGCGTTCATCGACAAGATCCGGGACGCGCTGGAAGACCGTACTACCTGA
- a CDS encoding phosphate signaling complex PhoU family protein — protein MRERFHGELSVLGDLLSAMCGMAGEELRLANRVFLDRDGEAAVELAMVEAKLNAARTECEETAQKLLALQAPVAGDLRTVLAAVFCADRLERMGDLAQHIADQAAREPEFAVPGRLSGHFGEMAGLVCSMAEDLGDAVEGPAGEVFHSLARTDERVDALYEELMTLVTCPEWTDGVGPAISVALLARFYERFADQVVSVARRVDFTLTGELPESSVRDAPAEL, from the coding sequence ATGAGGGAACGATTCCACGGTGAACTGAGTGTTCTCGGCGATCTTCTGTCAGCCATGTGCGGCATGGCTGGTGAAGAGTTACGCCTTGCCAACCGGGTCTTTCTCGACCGCGACGGCGAGGCAGCCGTCGAGCTGGCGATGGTCGAGGCGAAGCTGAACGCGGCGCGAACCGAATGTGAGGAGACCGCGCAGAAGCTGCTCGCCCTGCAAGCGCCGGTCGCCGGAGACCTGCGGACCGTGCTCGCGGCGGTGTTCTGCGCCGACCGGCTGGAACGGATGGGCGACCTGGCCCAGCACATCGCCGATCAGGCGGCGCGAGAGCCCGAATTCGCCGTTCCCGGCCGGCTCAGCGGGCATTTCGGTGAGATGGCAGGCCTGGTGTGCTCGATGGCGGAAGATCTCGGTGACGCGGTCGAGGGACCGGCGGGCGAGGTGTTCCACTCGCTGGCCCGGACCGATGAGCGCGTCGACGCTCTGTACGAGGAGCTGATGACGCTGGTCACCTGTCCGGAGTGGACGGACGGCGTCGGGCCCGCGATCTCGGTGGCGCTGCTGGCGCGGTTCTACGAGCGCTTCGCCGACCAGGTCGTCTCCGTCGCCCGGCGGGTGGACTTCACGCTCACCGGCGAGCTGCCCGAATCCTCCGTCCGGGATGCTCCCGCCGAGCTGTGA
- a CDS encoding FUSC family protein yields the protein MGDVRNRWTAPFGWVTRVFRVPGEERRSLVQTTKAAAAAVIAWVVATSVLELPQPFLAPYAAVFLVQATVYWSLRGWAQQVSAVSVGVLLAAGAGHFIPSVTVALGLVVFGGLLIGSWRGFGDSGVWVGVTGMLLISYGSATEPVLLADRLLETALGAAIGAVLNAVVLPPLHGERLRAATSRLASAIADVLGETAALVRGGEPPEAADLLHDRLLDVRSLVAEAEDAIGWTREGRYLNLRGRREAREEPLENLVSLWPPLAQLIDAVSEAARSEQPFLHPGEYARGVVGDLLEALAEVARSGDPGRLERCGKLVEEIDHLLVTPTDEVTTSIGLGAMALPARRLVQRLHVD from the coding sequence ATGGGTGACGTCCGGAACCGCTGGACGGCGCCGTTCGGGTGGGTCACCAGGGTGTTCCGCGTTCCGGGGGAGGAACGCCGGAGTCTCGTCCAGACCACGAAGGCGGCGGCTGCGGCGGTGATCGCGTGGGTCGTCGCGACCTCGGTCCTCGAGTTGCCTCAACCCTTCCTGGCGCCGTACGCGGCCGTGTTCCTCGTGCAGGCGACCGTCTATTGGTCGCTGCGCGGCTGGGCGCAGCAGGTCAGCGCGGTCAGCGTGGGGGTGCTGCTCGCGGCGGGAGCGGGTCATTTCATCCCGTCGGTGACGGTCGCGCTCGGGCTGGTCGTCTTCGGCGGCCTGCTGATCGGCTCGTGGCGGGGGTTCGGCGACTCGGGGGTGTGGGTCGGGGTCACCGGCATGCTGCTGATCTCCTACGGCAGCGCGACTGAACCCGTCCTGCTCGCGGACAGGTTGCTGGAAACCGCCCTCGGGGCGGCGATCGGCGCGGTGCTGAACGCGGTGGTCCTGCCACCACTGCACGGGGAACGCCTGCGCGCGGCGACGTCCCGGCTGGCCTCGGCGATCGCGGACGTCCTCGGCGAGACCGCGGCCCTGGTCCGGGGCGGCGAACCGCCCGAGGCGGCCGACCTGCTGCATGACCGCCTGCTCGACGTCCGCAGCCTGGTCGCGGAGGCGGAGGACGCGATCGGCTGGACCCGTGAAGGCCGGTACCTGAACCTCCGCGGACGGCGTGAGGCCAGGGAGGAGCCGTTGGAGAACCTCGTCTCCTTGTGGCCGCCGCTTGCCCAGCTGATCGACGCGGTGAGCGAAGCGGCCCGAAGCGAGCAGCCGTTCCTGCATCCCGGCGAGTACGCGCGCGGAGTGGTCGGCGACCTGCTCGAAGCGCTCGCCGAGGTGGCTCGTTCGGGTGATCCAGGGAGGCTGGAGCGATGCGGCAAGCTGGTCGAAGAGATCGATCACCTGCTGGTCACGCCCACGGACGAGGTCACGACGTCGATCGGGCTGGGAGCGATGGCCCTGCCCGCCCGTCGTCTCGTGCAGCGTCTCCACGTCGATTGA